From Mycolicibacterium nivoides, a single genomic window includes:
- a CDS encoding maleylpyruvate isomerase family mycothiol-dependent enzyme, with the protein MTLDNLLTAATDEALAFADLLESLDADQRRSPTPCAEWAIDDLADHVAAVCFRDAEAYHRARAQIATPPGELTLANPDLPAVIRLAVGHLRAAFDQAPSQWPVIPAPFGDFPVAAALRSLILEFGVHLDDLKVATGDRRSTFSPATIEAILGFGELFLLRQAQPLESGPVTLRLTAPSKSMAITWTGKDWAPGAGAEEHRVEGSDDAMPRLMLRRGEADDLVAAAIRPL; encoded by the coding sequence ATGACCCTCGACAACCTGCTCACCGCCGCCACCGACGAAGCCCTGGCCTTCGCCGACCTGCTCGAAAGCCTCGACGCGGACCAGCGCCGCTCCCCCACCCCCTGCGCGGAGTGGGCCATCGACGACCTGGCCGACCACGTGGCCGCCGTCTGTTTCCGCGACGCCGAGGCCTACCACCGCGCACGGGCCCAAATCGCCACGCCGCCAGGAGAACTCACCCTGGCCAACCCCGACCTACCGGCGGTCATCCGGCTGGCGGTCGGACATCTGCGGGCCGCGTTCGATCAGGCACCCAGTCAGTGGCCGGTGATACCGGCACCGTTCGGCGACTTCCCGGTGGCCGCCGCACTGCGCTCGCTGATCCTGGAATTCGGGGTACACCTGGACGATCTGAAGGTGGCCACCGGCGACCGCCGCTCGACGTTCTCCCCGGCCACCATCGAAGCGATCCTCGGATTCGGCGAGTTGTTCCTGTTGCGTCAGGCCCAGCCGCTGGAGAGCGGACCCGTCACCCTGCGACTGACCGCACCGTCGAAATCCATGGCGATCACCTGGACCGGGAAGGACTGGGCACCGGGTGCCGGCGCCGAGGAGCACCGCGTCGAAGGCTCCGACGACGCGATGCCCCGGCTCATGCTGCGCCGGGGCGAAGCCGACGACCTGGTTGCCGCAGCGATTCGCCCGCTCTAG
- a CDS encoding winged helix-turn-helix transcriptional regulator, with translation MASRSYGQHCALAKSLDMVGDRWTLLVVRDLLEGPLRYGDLLSSLAPISTDMLAGRLRDLEANGLVRKRLLPKPASTAVYELTDDGRALEDVINAYSRWGRHLIETRAPGDAVRPEWLIRAVRAFVSADRDGPPVIVCLVTPEGQATVEIGPDRIDACEDGTAADVTLTGEAEVLGAAMDPAQVPALVADGSLVIDGDPAAVRQLAKVFAPPRIRS, from the coding sequence ATGGCGTCACGGTCCTACGGGCAGCACTGCGCACTGGCGAAGAGCCTCGACATGGTTGGGGATCGCTGGACCCTGCTGGTGGTCAGGGACCTGCTGGAAGGTCCGCTGCGGTACGGGGATCTGCTGAGCTCGCTGGCCCCGATCTCCACCGACATGCTGGCCGGGCGGCTGCGCGACCTGGAGGCGAACGGGCTGGTGCGCAAGCGGTTGCTGCCCAAGCCCGCATCCACCGCGGTGTACGAGCTCACCGACGACGGCCGGGCGCTAGAGGACGTGATAAACGCCTACTCCCGGTGGGGCAGGCATCTGATCGAGACCCGCGCACCCGGAGACGCGGTGCGTCCCGAGTGGCTGATCCGCGCGGTGCGTGCCTTCGTGAGTGCGGACCGTGACGGGCCACCGGTCATCGTGTGTCTGGTGACGCCCGAGGGGCAGGCGACCGTCGAGATCGGACCGGACCGCATCGACGCTTGCGAGGACGGGACGGCGGCCGACGTGACACTCACGGGCGAGGCCGAGGTGCTGGGTGCGGCGATGGACCCGGCGCAGGTCCCGGCCCTGGTCGCCGATGGCAGCCTGGTGATCGACGGAGATCCCGCCGCGGTCAGGCAGTTGGCGAAAGTCTTTGCCCCACCGCGGATCAGGAGCTAG